The following are from one region of the Vulpes vulpes isolate BD-2025 chromosome 14, VulVul3, whole genome shotgun sequence genome:
- the MESP2 gene encoding mesoderm posterior protein 2 — MAQSPPLRGLLGHDHWASPRGWGWAGHPDSTSPASSSDSSGSCPCDGARGPSQPAPPARSVRAAEAAPTAPARARSAAAGGPRQSASEREKLRMRTLARALHELRRFLPPSVAPAGQSLTKIETLRLAIRYIGHLSAVLGLSEESLQRRRRRRGDAAAPPCCQLCPDGGGGGPAQAQTQTPVQVQVQARAPGGLGSAAPWGSPPARPGALVAPERLGSGVPDVDPWVTPPYCPAMQSPPQLPQGRARDAALWTPPQACSGTQTSPEPRNQATPWTPPPAAPELAVVYQGISVSPESCLLPETPPLLSRPACQRLQPQTQWGCWSHSVEVLPSSENQGPGPAFQLSDESPSQSSGLQLSGCPELWQEDLEGAHLGIFY, encoded by the exons ATGGCCCAGTCTCCTCCTCTGCGCGGCCTTCTGGGCCACGACCACTGGGCCTCaccccggggctggggctgggccggCCACCCCGACTCCACGTCCCCGGCCTCCTCCTCGGATTCGTCGGGCTCGTGCCCCTGCGACGGCGCCCGCGGCCCCTCGcagcccgcgcccccggcccgcaGCGTCCGTGCCGCAGAGGCCGCCCCGACGGCGCCCGCACGAGCCCGCAGCGCAGCGGCCGGCGGCCCGCGGCAGAGCGCCAGCGAGCGCGAGAAGCTGCGCATGCGCACGCTCGCCCGCGCCCTGCACGAGCTGCGCCGCTTTCTGCCGCCGTCCGTGGCGCCCGCCGGCCAGAGCCTCACCAAGATCGAGACGCTGCGCCTGGCCATCCGCTACATCGGCCACCTGTCGGCCGTGCTGGGCCTCAGCGAGGAGAGCCTGCagcgccggcggcggcggcgtggcGACGCGGCGGCGCCTCCGTGCTGCCAGCTCTGccccgacggcggcggcggcggccccgcgcAGGCGCAGACGCAGACGccggtgcaggtgcaggtgcaggcgcGCGCCCCGGGGGGCCTGggctccgcggcgccctggggGTCCCCGCCGGCCCGTCCCGGAGCGCTAGTGGCGCCCGAGCGCCTGGGGAGCGGGGTGCCGGACGTGGATCCCTGGGTTACACCCCCTTACTGCCCTGCGATGCAGTCGCCCCCGCAACTCCCCCAAGGGAGAGCCCGCGACGCTGCCCTTTGGACACCGCCCCAGGCCTGTTCCGGAACTCAGACGTCCCCAGAACCGAGGAACCAGGCCACGCCCTGGAcgccgccccccgcggcccccgagcTGGCTGTAGTATACCAG GGTATCTCAGTGTCTCCAGAGTCCTGTCTGTTGCCAGAAACCCCACCCCTCCTGTCCCGCCCAGCATGCCAGAGACTCCAGCCTCAGACCCAATGGGGATGCTGGAGCCACAGTGTAGAGGTGCTCCCCAGCTCAGAGAACCAGGGACCAGGCCCTGCCTTCCAGCTCAGTGATGAAAGCCCTTCCCAGAGCTCAGGCCTGCAGCTCAGTGGCTGCCCTGAACTTTGGCAAGAAGATTTGGAAGGGGCCCACCTGGGCATCTTCTACTAA